gtgatagtaaacacccctggatgttgggctaaggtaacatccccaggacgtacttggaaaccggagtaatctgaatgtacctttcctggttaaaatatatattatataaaccaATGCCAGCCAAAGCATAGCTACTATTGGTTTATTGAGCAATTCCAAACATCCTAAGTGATGACTGAAACTGCTCTTGGAAAATAAACTACTTATCAGACAATGAATTCTCTGCTGTACATGTGATTATGGCATAATATTAGACCAGAATGAGAAACCTACTAAGCAATGCACCAAGGGATACATTAAAAGGAGAGTACAGATGCCAatattaccgtatttatcagcgtataacacgcacctcattttaagaaggaaattccaggaaattttcccccccccccatagtattccccccctcatcccatagttctccacccccccctttccatagtattctcccccccctcccatggtgtcccccccctcccatagtgttccccccctcccctcccatagtgtcccctagtgcactctccctccccttgtcccatatttacttacctgtcttgaagcgtgggccggcttcacagcacgcaccgcggtactggaacttcaatttcaggttccggtttccagcgggagtgaaaggaagtgtgcacacttcctttcagtcccgccggaaaccggaacctgaaattgaagttccagtaccgcggtgcgcgctgaacaccggcccacgcttcaagacaggtaagtaaatatggtatatcggcgtataacacgcacacatcatttcccccttattttcagggagaaaaagtgcgtgttatacgctgataaatacggtatttaatgtattatctatatatatttaaaaaatgcagGGTATTGATGCAAGTAAATTTTATAAACCGTtcctttaaacaaacaaaaaaaaatggtatagACTGTATATATTCAACAAGTATATATATTCAACAAGTAAATATGTGCACATTCTACCCCTATTCCTTTTTTTATATGCCTTCCCCTTCTTCCTTTATAACCAATTCCCCTTTTCCATTAGTTTGCACACCTTGTTTAATGCAATGTATCTTTTATACTATATCAATTTAAtatgtattgtattatataaatataaaaaaaaataattaaaaagtaccgtatatactcgagtataagccgacccgaatataagccgaggcccctaattttaccccaaaaaactgggaaaacttattgactcgagtataagactagggtgggaaatgcagccactactggtacatttctaaataaaattagatccttaaaaaattatattaattgaatatttatttacagtgtgtgcatataatgaatgcagtgtaagtgtgtgcagggctgccaccagaaattttggggccactgacacagcctacggtctgggccccccggggcccgcccccaagtcagtccacatgacccgccccaagtccgcccacatgagccgcccccaaatgcacccacagggcccatcttaagtccacccacaaggatgaagtgtgtgtgtactgaatttttattttgtgtgtgtatagtggctataaaatgtgtgtagtggatgtagtgtgtgtgtatagttaatgcagagtgtgtgtttgtgtagtgaaagtagtgtgtgtatagtggatgcagtgtgtgtttgtgtagtagatgctgtgtgtgtgtagtggattatgtgtgtagtgaatgcagtgtgtgtttgtgtagtggatgctgtgtgtgtgtgtagtggatgcagtttgtgtgtttatgtagtggatgatgtgtgtggttgtgtagtggttgATGtgcgtggttgtgtagtggatgcagttagtgtggtcgtgtagtggatgatgtgtgtggttgtgtagtggatgcagtgtgtgtgtttatgtggtggatgatgtgtatggttgtgtagtggatgatgtgtgtggttgtgtagtgaatgcagtgtgtgtatttgtgcagtggatgatgtgtatggttgtgtagtggatgatgtgtatggttgtgtagtggatgatgtgtatggttgtgtagtggatgatgtgtgtggttgtgtagtggatgatgtgtatggttgtgtggtggataatgtgtgtggttgtgtagtggatgcagttggtctgttttatgtagtggatgatgtgtatggttgtgtagtggatgcagtttgtgtgtttatgtagtggatgatgtgtgtggttgtgtagtggatgatgtgtgtggttgtgtagtggatgatgtgtgtggttgtgtagtggatgatgtgtgtggttgtgtagtggatgatgtgtgtggttgtgtagtggatgatgtgtgtggttgtgtagtggatgatgtgtgtggttgtgtagtggatgatgtgtgtggttgtgtagtggatgatgtgttttGGATGTGTGACAAAAGCTTtctcgttttttgttttgttttttaagaatttgAAAACAagatgtattcccccctccctgcctcttacctgtagccagggaggggggcactggattccctggtggtccggtggctctgcttgttggggcagcaaggaggagcccagcagactccctccacATTCTCCCTCCTGcagccactgctctatgcgagcccagcatgcattgcgtgccgcggagcgttgtcatgacaacccgcggcaacgctttactgctgtggctcgcgagagtgctggaggggaaggtaagtatatcctgggccctgcttggaagccagcagggcccgcagaggcatatatacatagcggtactcactatgtatatatgcagatggaagggctgggggcccgggcatgcagaggattacctgtgcactccgggccccccaggaccgccgggaccgtgacaaccgtcatggttgtcaccccctgatggcggccctgtgtgtgtgtgtatgagtgcagtgtgtgtatgagtgcagtgtgtatgaatgcagtgtgtgtgtgtatgagtgcagtatgtgtgtatgagtgcagtatgtgtgcagtatgtgtgtatgagtgcagtatgtgtgtatgagtgcagtatgtgtgtgtgtgtgtgtgtgtgtgtgtgtatgagtgcagtatgtgtgtatgagtgcagtgtgtgtgtatgagtgcagtgtgtgtgtatgagtgcagtgtgtgtgtgtatgagtgcagtatgtgtgtatgagtgcagtatgtgtgtatgagtgcagtatgtgtgtatgagtgcagtatgtgtgtatgagtgcagtatgtgtgtatgagtgcagtatgtgtgtatgagtgcagtgtgtgtgtgtgtgtgtgtatgagtgcagtatgtgtgtatgagtgcagtgtgtgtgtatgagtgcagtgtgtgtgtatgagtgcagtgtgtgtgtgtgtatgagtgcagtgtgtgtgtgtatgagtgcagtgtgtgtgtatgagtgcagtgtgtgtgtatgagtgcagtgtgtgtgtatgagtgcagtgtgtgtgtatgagtgcagtgtgtgtgtatgagtgcagtgtgtgtgtgtatgagtgcagtgtgtgtgtgtatgagtgcagtgtgtgtgtgtatgagtgcagtgtgtgtgtgtatgagtgcagtgtgtgtgtatgagtgcagtgtgtgtgtgtatgagtgcagtgtgtgtgtgtatgagtgcagtgtgtgtgtgtatgagtgcagtgtgtgtgtgtatgagtgcagtgtgtgtgtgtatgagtgcagtgtgtgtgtgtatgagtgcagtgtgtgtgtgtatgagtgcagtgtgtgtgtgtatgagtgcagtgtgtgtgtatgagtgcagtgtgtgtgtgtatgagtgcagtgtgtgtgtgtatgagtgcagtgtgtgtgtgtatgagtgcagtgtgtgtgtgtatgagtgcagtgtgtgtgtatgagtgcagtgtgtgtgtgtatgagtgcagtgtgtgtgtatgagtgcagtgtgtgtgtatgagtgcagtgtgtgtgtgtgtatgagtgcagtgtgtgtgtgtgtatgagtgcagtgtgtgtgtatgagtgcagtgtgtgtgtatgagtgcagtgtgtgtgtatgagtgcagtgtgtgtgtgtgtatgagtgcagtgtgtgtgtgtatgagtgcagtgtgtgtgtgtatgagtgcagtgtgtgtgtgtatgagtgcagtgtgtgtgtgtatgagtgcagtgtgtgtgtgtatgagtgcagtgtgtgtgtatgagtgcagtgtgtgtgtgtatgagtgcagtgtgtgtgtgtatgaatgcagtgtgtgtgtgtgatgcagagtgtgatgcgatgcagagtgtgatgcagagccttggtgggggttgggcatttgtatttatttatttttcattattataatttttatattaattttttttgttatattaatatttttgtaattgtattattattttttactattagtaatattttattatttaaatttgtattacttttttcgtcccccctccctgcttgttagctggccagggaggggggctctcactccctggtggtccagtggtgtgcactgtgtaggagctggtccgcgctggtccggtcagctccctctgcaagtcccagtgtaagtctcgcggccgcgctatgaccctgcggctctcgcgagacttacactgggagctgacaggggagctgaccggaccggcgcggaggaggagggagctgacaggagctgcaggagaggtaagttacagctatctgccagcccccctcctacacagccccattgtctgtattatggcaatgtaaattgccataatacagacattgactcgtgtataagtcgagttggggtttttcagcacaaaaaatgtgccgaaaaactcgacttatactctagtatatacggtatttaaggGGAAGAAATGCAGGATATCATTTTTACTGAATAATCCCCTGAATAAACAGGTAAgcataaatattaaaaagtgTATAGCCTGTAACATAGACTTAATATAATGAGGTGTTTGGTTATATTGCTAAACAATACGGTGGGTCTAAATCGAATGAGAAGCACATGCTAAAAACCTCAAGAGGCATATGAACAACATTcagaaattaatttccaaatgaaCGATGTACTTTTCTCTTATTGTTTTAAAATGCCAATATATTTCACAGGGCTGATCTACAAGCAGGCCCTAGGTCCTAAGTTACTGatgaaaaattacataagaaGAGGTGCTCAAATAATTGCAGTCTAAGAAATTGGTGTATAGTGGTATTGCAGACAGACTGCAAGATGTACAGTTTATATCTATACATTACTATATCTTACCAATATGCGAAGGATGGACTTTCACCCAGACACTGGAGGCAGAATCAGCCATATCTAGAGCACTGCTGCTTTGTGATTTCGGGATGTTTCGCCAAGTTGGTGCTGCCGCAGGACTTTTCCTTGAGTGATACTCCCTTGTAAGGCAAGGTTACATCATAATATAGCAAAATGGCAGCGACATAAGattaaacacaaaaatacacaatttacacAGAATTCCTATGCTGTAAGCTAAAACGGTGAAACATAAAGATCTTCTTAGCTGGAAGGTCACAAGTGACATTAATGTTTTATAAACCAATCGGTTTTGAATGTTAAAGTTATTTTACTTCAATTTCATTTAATAGCCTGCAACAGATCATGTAAGTAACATTCTTGACACTTGCGTCTTTTGTCATTAAACTACAAAAATAATTTGCTACACCCTTTGACCCAAACTTGCATGGTGCAATGGAGATCCCATTCTTGGAAGAAGGATGTGGTTTAGAATTAGGGTTTGCTTAAGTATTTAGTATGGGACTAAGGCTGTTACTTTACAAAGGTATACAAATGGGGTATTTTTTTTACCTCAGGAGATATTGCCGAGTATAGTTtagattattttattacatttgaaCATGTGGGATTTAAATAAATAAGCAGACAAAAAtacaatgtgtatgtaaaaatggaatgtctacttttacaaaaggTAGGCCTTTATGGGTTAGTTTAAACAAACTGCTACAAGCTCATTCAATCCATCTCGAATTCTctctgtaaaaactgaaataatcAGATCTCTTACATAAAGATGTAGCTTCACAATAAAGTAGACATGAAAGAAAGAGGTTGCTGAACATATTGTGGAGTTTTTGCACAGTAGTAGCACACATCATgttacaaaatacacaataagaaaaccttgttatatgtgtgtatgtttaaaaaaaaaaaaatcaaaaaaaaaaaatctgaaaaacccCAAAAAATTTTAGTTCAATATTTAGCACAAATAGGCAGTTAAATGGCTACATAGTAAGTGACAAAATACCtttgggtaaatagcctgtgatatttagtttatataaatatatacattggtGTGACAATTATGTTTTCTGTGATGACTAGCAATCTTACAGGACAAACCTACCATTTGTACCAATTCTAAAATCAATCCAAATGaaattgtattttaccccttgtattttgtgacgagtaactaccaaaaataaactgaaatcctacacttaTTACATACTCTGTAAATAAGGACAAATAAATTCGTTACTTTTCATAAGccgcactaattatgcacacattattattggcaAAATTGTGAAAAggagttttgttttttgcatttttgtgtaatttttgttttaaatatttttattgttatcacGTCATAAACTTggttaacaaacatttttttgaTGTAGCGTGTATGATGTAGCGTGTGCGCAGAGGCGTGGTTCTCAGTACACTGTTATAAGCCgttggttgcctgcacagagGTGGGTTTGGCATACCTTATGCATCATAATCATCTGACATACATTGCAGTTTGTGCATATCTGGAAGTATgcgtttattttatgtgaatgttgtgGTAGACATTCAGGTATGTTTTTGAACCTCGTCGTGGGCTTGTTGCGTCTAGTTGATCCCAGTGTGCTAGAAGTTTTCGACTACTTGTCGCGTCTGTTGGGATCGTGTTGTGTGTGTTGCGTTTGGGTTTTACTTATGGCTTTGTGTAGTTGGCCTTTATGTGGGAGTGTAGTGTGGGTGCGTGTGGCGTGTCGGGTGTCTGGGGTGATATCTCCTATTTGGTGCCTTTTCTGTCCAACCTAGCGGTAATCCTGCTCGTCTTGGCTTCTCGTCTTGCTTACTGCTGTGGAGGATTTTGCGGGGTTTGTTGGGGTCTGGTGGGTAGTGAGGTGTCTCATGTTTCAAGTAGTATTGTGCCCTTGAGTCACTGGTGTGTTTCTCGTCGTGTTGGCCCCTTCTACTACGTCGGCCTTACATTCGGTCTTAGTGTTAGACGGAtcatttttgtgtaatttttgtaTGATTGGCGAGAAGTTATATATGTGTCCtttaacaaacaatatataatatgtatggggccACTTGAAGAGAAACCGTTGAATTACAGTGGACAAAAATTATAGCTCAAAtttaaggttttgttttggttcagaaagtTAAAAAAATTCTACTCTCAAGGGATTAAGGAAaataatttacatatatacaaaatagatTTTGAATACACAAATCTTAACCTAAGAATATAATTACCTAAAGGCGCTGCAGTTCTCTGATAAAGGCAAGTCCATACTGATTGGGCTATTGCTGTTTCGTTCACTACTCTCGTAGCCAGACTCCATTCTCTGAATAAGGCGAGGTTGTTGCTGTTCCATTAGATTTGGGAGGTTCCGCCCCATGCCCCAACTCCTGTATTTCACACACTGGTGCTTCTCTTTTGTATCATGGTTACCATTTTCTCGTATATCACTGACTGACAGTTCTTTAACTTTTATATAGGAATGAGAGATGAGAGAACAGTAAAACGGTAAGCTCAATAACCAGTGTACAAGTAATTCCATCATGGCTGCTATTCAGCAAAATCCCTGGTAATGgtatacatgcaaaaaaaaatacacactctagaaaaagaaaagaaaattatatatattttcacactGAGCTTTTAGTGTCACCAAATTGAGATATTGCTACAATGTATCTCTAACAGCAAACATTCCTCGGCTAAGAGCTGGAAACTGTCTGAGACTAAAAggacattgtaggcaccataactgcttcatttcACTGAATAGTTAACGTGTCTAAAGTCCCCTTGCTCTATTCTTCCATGCAacattaatgttttaatgctaaacaaatgTCCCCAGCAAACCTTTTCCTCTGTGCTGCtagggctaatgaggaagcactAATGGGCAGTAATGGGCagctatgattggctgagagtgtcagatgaCTGCATTCACCCCAATATAGTGCTATTGCAGGTATAAATCAGTATGGGTACAAAGAAGTGCAGTGCTATGGCTAAGGCAGGGACCCTCATTCGGTATTAAACTGCTCCAAAATGAGTTACCAATGAACAGAGGGACAATGGCCAGGAACCTCAGTcaatataacaaatacaaaaagatgaaatggttatagtgccatcCTTAATGTGAACATAGAGGCTATAATTAATGTATGGCTCACATCTTGAATGACTTATTAACCATTCCTTTGACAATATTTGGCAGTTTTGGCTGCCTGAATCCTCTGAGCACACCTGCCACTCAAATACCACACCACCTAAAATACAAATCTGGTTCATTTTAAGGAGGaagattttgtttgtttgcttttctagcttttttttttttttttctaattatgttTGAGAGAAATGGTAACATGTTGAGCATACACTATACTCCATTTAAAAATAGCCTTCCCAATGACTGAAAAATATTctaatacaaatatacacatatacaaataaaacataaattaaacagacttgtggaaaataaaagaaaagggaATTGCAGATATATTCACCTGAATCTTCAGAAAAGGGGCTAAGTGGACAATATCcagtgtttttcctcttctcTGTTCTGAAGATACTATCTACATTTAATGGCTCACGTGTGGGGCGCCAAGTTGGGCGATACCTATTGGAAAAGCTGGACTTTGTCTCATTGTTACTACTTTCTATCTCCCAGTCCCGTGATCGCACAGTCAAGCTTGAAGGGGGCTTGATTTCTGTCTCATCCATTCCGCTGCCAACATGATGCAAGCCCTGTGAGGTCTGCGATGCCTGTGATGGTCTGCTGTGAATCATATTGCTAACAGTTGCTTTAAAGTCTCTGAGTCTGCTTGAACTGCTTGATATTTTAAGGCCTGCTCTGGGAGCCTGCTTCTCCTTTAAGGTTTCACCTAATAATATAATCAGAATTATTAGAAAGGCACATAAGAACACAGGAAGACACAAAAAAGAAGGTAACACTGCATAAATTGTAGACATGAAAGGAAAAGTAGACCTTCACTGTGATAGCCAGAAGACTGAGATTCATCTCCTTTCCTTCTAGGTCGACTTGAACTTCGCTTCCGGTCTGTCAAGGGTCCTTTTCTTGAGAAGTGTCGTTGATTGCACTCACTATCTGTCAGGTGTCCTATGAAGGAGACAAGGGTCATACTTGTGAAGCTATTCTCCAGCGAAAGGGTAGTTCATACTGATTGTAGCTTTAGGACCAGAAGTGGTGAGTGGGTGGAAAAGGAACTACATAACTAATTTTTAGGAACTAGAGAGTAGAAGCTTTACGAAAAAGGATATATAACAGACTAAATGCAGTTTCTGCACCAtgatatttttgctttttaatggATATTACTACAAAGAGGTCGAGGCTGGAAATGGGCCTGTCACAATGGGGCAGAGGTTGGAAATGGACTGGCAATGAAAGGGACGAGGCTGGAAATATCTGGAAATGGACTAGCCATGACAAGGTGAATGCGGTCTTGTCTAGTGTGCTTCATTTATCATCAAACCGTCGTACTGTGAGTTGCATAAGAGGAAAATTAtatgtatgaaacataattttatgaTTTTTGCATAATTTATAAGTAAAGGTTCCATACGTTGTGATATGTGAAAACACAACTCCCATTTGAAAAATAGTTTTCCTTAGTCATAGTTGTGCTTTATTACTGCATAAGAGTTTTCAAATTAAGGGTTACCTGTATCCCTGCTGCTCTGTGAGGCTGCATCATTCTCCAGGTTGTAGATCACAGTACCTTGCGAGTCAGAGGAGAAGTGGCTCACGACAGACTCATGATGTGAATGCTTATGATGATAACTATCAGTGGACGAGTCTGTCCTCGTGTCACTGGAGATGGACGGTTCCCTGCCTGAAGAAGAATGCaagttgtattattttacaagttAGCTAAGCCatttatgctaaaaaaaaaaaaaaaataaaaaaaaaaaagcaaaatgaagagaaaaaaaaaatgatcctttAATTTCTGAAGGtgctaataaaaacaaaatacagttaaaagtttaatttttttttttaattctgcaacACCAAATGTAACTATACTTTATGTTCTATCTGTATATGCAGTTACCAAGAGATTGAGAGAGGGAGAAAGGTCCCCGACACAGTTATACTATACGTGAAGCTTGTTAAACTTGTATGCTGTGACAGAATCTTAAATCTTACTCAGAATCTTAAAAGTGAACTAAAAGTCAAAATGGTTACACAGTAAACTATTATAAACAGGATAGCGAATTTGTAAATAGGCTTAAGAGgatgaaaaaaagcaaaataggAGGCAACACACTACATAAGGGTTTTCCAACAGAGATTTTTACCCAGCAACTTATTATTACCAGAGTCTTCGCTGTCATAACAAGTCCTGCTGTACTGACGTAGATCCATCTGAGACAGGACATCTGGGACTGATACTGGGGTACCCCTGGGATCAGCATACAAAAGCAGCAATGGCTGATAATGGCCTTTAATACACTTTGTAACTACATCTTTCCATTTTGGACCAATCTGAAAAAAAGTAGACAGGTGTCATTATTTTAAGAAACATAATTAGTTTAAAAAGACAGACTATGTTCAGGGCCGGCGCAACCAGTGAACTAGGCATTCGTCTAGGGTGTtggcctgctgggggcgcccactgggatatttcctggtgggctcccccagTCCTGGGCCGCAGCTCTGGGCGAGCGGCTCTAGAGCCGCCATCCTATCAGCACCAGGCCGATCCTCCAGTCGCCATTTGGCCACCTCAGGTCGCCCCGGAAGCTGTCCTTCAGTATGGCAGAACGGGCACCTGCTTACCTGCTTACCCTGAgggaaggtgcctgctctgccaatgaaTGACGGAGAAGAAGAGTCAGGCAGCAGCAGTTTGGGCAACGAGGTAGGCTCTTCTTGCAGCTCCCCACTCCTCCCTCGTCCCCACACTGTGATgccgggagtcggaatatgatgtcattccggccccggcatactaaacagcgcgctggaggagtgaggagctgccctcCTGATGTATGGTACAAATATAACCAATAAACCTATCAGCTAATGACcgtttgctgaaaaaaaaaatggcaatgcTTGAAACATGATTGCCATCTAATTATTTCAATGTGACCACGACTCAGTTAAAAATGCGGCTCAGACATTTGTATGTGTAGTTTTTCCACAAGTTGAGTAATCAAGGGAGGTAGCACTGTAATTTCCAGTTTAATGTAAAAGGTCAAAAGTTTGTGATGAATCCTGTTGGATTTGTTCCCAGAGGCGTCACCTAACACCCTTTGCCGTATAATGGGAAAACTCAGACCTTTGCGAATAAGTCATACCCACCATCCAGGCCAAACAATAAATAATTAACGTTTTAACACAACCAAATGAAAATCACTACGTAACCATTATAATGATGCATGATATTTTGATTCATAACCAATTACAAATGTTCAAAGATCCCACAGAACTCAAAACAGACAACTAAAAACAACTGTATAGAAAATTACCTCTTTAACATGCGCATCATCAAAATACATCCACTTGCGTATTTTAGTTTGAAAGAAGAACGTGGAGTAATGTTTTCCGTAGTAGCAAATCATGCCTACAAGATACAGTTCAGAATGTTTCGCCCTGTCGTCTGTTACTCTGTA
The DNA window shown above is from Pelobates fuscus isolate aPelFus1 chromosome 10, aPelFus1.pri, whole genome shotgun sequence and carries:
- the USP54 gene encoding inactive ubiquitin carboxyl-terminal hydrolase 54 isoform X4, producing the protein MMSWKRNYFSTGRGGVQEMFTPRNSVSIAPSKGLINEPGQNSCFLNSALQVLWHLDIFRRSFRQLQTHKCMGDSCIFCALKGIFNQFQCSSEKVLPSDALRSALAKTFQDEQRFQLGIMDDAAECFENLLIRLHIHIADESKEDICTAQHCIPHQKFAMTLFEQCVCTSCGATSDPLPFIQMVHYISTTALCNQAICMLERREKPTPDMFGELLQKASTMGDLRNCPSNCGEKIRIRRVLMNAPQIITIGLVWDSDHSDLAEDVIHSLGTCLKLGDLFYRVTDDRAKHSELYLVGMICYYGKHYSTFFFQTKIRKWMYFDDAHVKEIGPKWKDVVTKCIKGHYQPLLLLYADPRGTPVSVPDVLSQMDLRQYSRTCYDSEDSGREPSISSDTRTDSSTDSYHHKHSHHESVVSHFSSDSQGTVIYNLENDAASQSSRDTGHLTDSECNQRHFSRKGPLTDRKRSSSRPRRKGDESQSSGYHSEGETLKEKQAPRAGLKISSSSSRLRDFKATVSNMIHSRPSQASQTSQGLHHVGSGMDETEIKPPSSLTVRSRDWEIESSNNETKSSFSNRYRPTWRPTREPLNVDSIFRTEKRKNTGYCPLSPFSEDSVKELSVSDIRENGNHDTKEKHQCVKYRSWGMGRNLPNLMEQQQPRLIQRMESGYESSERNSNSPISMDLPLSENCSAFREYHSRKSPAAAPTWRNIPKSQSSSALDMADSASSVWVKVHPSHIVGVEGPVPLKSELDELQEEVARRAREQEMRWKREKEIEVAMGFNPRPRRFLDLDELQSQGRSDTFERSIQEADSIFEQSLRLEQKGDYNTAMALCNEAILTRLSRTKFQ